Proteins encoded in a region of the Streptomyces akebiae genome:
- a CDS encoding transposase: MRTAQLLGAWIAFEDEAGQDLNPGKGRTWSRRGRTPLVKVTGKGSGRVLMAGMICVRPGRETCLIYRTQTYRGRTGEKKGFRTREFADLLTSARRQLSDAPLIVVWDNASTHHAKSLREFCERNSHWLTIVKLPPYAPDLNPVEGVCAHLKKSLANLAPHTVEDLTPLVKNRLRDIQRRPKILDGFIAETGLGVQPP; this comes from the coding sequence ATGAGGACGGCCCAGCTCCTGGGCGCGTGGATAGCCTTCGAGGACGAGGCCGGGCAGGACCTGAATCCCGGCAAGGGCCGGACCTGGTCGCGGCGTGGCAGGACGCCGCTGGTCAAGGTGACGGGCAAGGGTTCGGGCCGGGTCCTGATGGCCGGGATGATCTGCGTCAGACCGGGCCGCGAGACCTGTCTGATCTACCGGACGCAGACGTACCGCGGCCGGACCGGCGAGAAGAAGGGCTTCCGGACCCGCGAGTTCGCAGACCTGCTCACCTCCGCCCGTCGGCAGCTCAGCGATGCTCCGCTGATCGTGGTGTGGGACAACGCCAGCACCCATCACGCCAAGTCCCTGCGGGAGTTCTGCGAACGCAACAGCCACTGGCTGACCATCGTCAAGCTCCCACCCTACGCACCCGACCTCAACCCCGTCGAAGGCGTATGTGCCCACCTGAAGAAGTCCCTGGCCAACCTCGCACCCCACACGGTCGAAGACCTCACCCCACTCGTGAAGAACCGACTACGCGACATCCAACGCCGACCCAAGATCCTCGACGGCTTCATCGCCGAGACCGGACTGGGAGTGCAGCCTCCGTAG
- a CDS encoding LamG domain-containing protein → MESSGYDGTPSAESILSGTEVVFTADFASTRQWVAGRSWAYPNGGPVNPGDNKLDHLTADPAYSRSGIFRATRRKDGRWDTGLLTTEGSEEDFTVRAGDVLEARVRLPYEVGAWPAIWTWRDGDQEIDVFEYHPDNADLLELTNHVRGGNFYYRDSAIGPGRWVDLRVEFGPRSVIWWVNGSRVFADRRGVGRSWHAYLIVNLSVCAGRYHPPPAPHIKEMSYKVEHLAVRRPVGDGKTFGSGP, encoded by the coding sequence ATGGAGAGTTCTGGATACGACGGAACGCCGTCGGCAGAGTCGATTTTGTCTGGCACTGAGGTCGTCTTCACGGCGGACTTCGCATCTACCCGTCAATGGGTGGCCGGGCGTTCGTGGGCATATCCGAACGGCGGACCGGTCAACCCCGGTGACAACAAGCTGGATCACCTGACGGCGGACCCCGCCTACAGCCGTTCGGGCATCTTCCGTGCCACCCGCCGCAAGGACGGCCGGTGGGACACGGGCCTACTGACCACGGAGGGGAGCGAGGAGGACTTCACCGTCCGCGCGGGGGATGTGCTAGAGGCACGGGTCAGGTTGCCGTACGAGGTCGGGGCATGGCCGGCTATCTGGACCTGGCGGGACGGCGACCAGGAGATCGACGTCTTCGAGTACCACCCCGACAACGCAGACCTCCTGGAGCTGACCAACCACGTTCGCGGCGGCAACTTCTACTACCGAGACTCCGCCATCGGCCCGGGCAGGTGGGTCGATCTTCGCGTCGAGTTCGGGCCGAGGTCCGTGATCTGGTGGGTGAACGGCAGCCGGGTGTTCGCCGACCGTCGAGGTGTGGGACGTTCCTGGCACGCCTACCTCATCGTCAATCTGTCTGTGTGCGCAGGCCGGTACCACCCCCCACCGGCTCCCCACATCAAGGAGATGTCGTACAAGGTCGAGCACCTCGCGGTGCGGCGGCCAGTAGGGGACGGTAAAACGTTCGGCTCTGGCCCGTAG
- a CDS encoding IS3 family transposase (programmed frameshift), translating to MKNYPPQFKADAVALYQSRPEATIRQVAADLGINPETLRNWVRAAGASRPRGRRAEVPAEPPTPLEAENAALRQKVRELEEEREILRKAAKYFAGGDALVNRFQFIADHQRRYGVKRLCTILGIARSSFYYWRRTAENRAVRQAADGRLATRIRAVHHESGGTYGVPRITAELRHDGERINHKRIARVMRSIGLAGVRLRRRHRTTTADPAAAKAPDLIGRDSTASEPNTKYVGDITYLPLEGEKFLYLATVIDLASRRLAGWAIADHMRTDLVTDALAAAERTRGSLAGAILHTDHGAQYTSRAFADACRQAGVRQSISAIGSSADNALAESFNATFKRDTLQGRKHWSNEREARLDAFGWLNRYNTRRRHSRLGQRSPIAYETALDSTATTLAPAA from the exons ATGAAGAACTATCCGCCGCAGTTCAAGGCGGACGCGGTCGCGCTGTACCAGTCGCGGCCCGAGGCGACGATCCGGCAGGTCGCCGCTGATCTGGGAATCAACCCCGAAACCTTGCGGAACTGGGTCCGGGCGGCTGGCGCGAGCCGGCCGCGGGGACGCCGGGCGGAGGTGCCGGCGGAGCCGCCGACGCCGTTGGAGGCGGAGAATGCCGCGCTGCGCCAGAAGGTCCGTGAGCTGGAGGAGGAACGCGAGATCCTGCGCAAGGCGGCCAAGTATTTCGCCGGGG GAGACGCGCTGGTGAACCGCTTCCAGTTCATTGCCGACCACCAGCGCCGTTACGGCGTGAAGCGGCTGTGCACCATCCTGGGCATCGCCCGCTCCAGCTTCTACTACTGGCGCCGGACCGCTGAGAACCGGGCCGTCCGCCAGGCCGCCGACGGCCGCCTCGCCACCCGGATACGGGCCGTGCACCATGAATCGGGCGGCACCTACGGCGTCCCCAGGATCACCGCTGAACTCCGCCACGACGGCGAGCGAATCAACCACAAGCGCATCGCGCGGGTGATGCGCAGCATCGGCCTGGCCGGAGTGCGGCTGCGGCGCAGGCACCGCACCACGACCGCGGACCCGGCCGCAGCAAAGGCCCCGGACCTGATCGGCCGCGACTCCACTGCGAGTGAGCCGAACACGAAGTACGTCGGCGACATCACCTATCTCCCGCTGGAGGGCGAAAAGTTCCTGTATTTGGCCACCGTCATCGACCTCGCCTCACGCCGCCTGGCCGGCTGGGCGATCGCGGACCACATGCGCACCGACCTGGTCACCGACGCCCTGGCCGCCGCCGAACGGACCCGCGGCAGCCTCGCCGGGGCGATCCTGCACACCGACCACGGAGCCCAGTACACCAGCCGGGCCTTCGCCGACGCCTGCCGCCAGGCCGGCGTCCGCCAGTCCATCAGCGCGATCGGCTCCAGCGCGGACAACGCACTCGCCGAGTCCTTCAATGCGACGTTCAAACGCGACACGCTCCAGGGCCGCAAGCACTGGTCCAACGAACGCGAGGCCCGCCTCGACGCGTTCGGCTGGCTCAACCGCTACAACACCCGACGCCGTCACTCCCGCCTCGGACAACGTAGCCCCATCGCTTACGAGACAGCACTCGACTCAACAGCAACTACCCTGGCCCCAGCCGCATAA